The Pantoea phytobeneficialis genomic sequence GCACTTACATTTGCTTTTTAAGCGTCTCAGATACGCCCTTTTTATAGGGGGATACTGATTACAGTGAACGTTTGAAGTAAGGCAGACATTACTCGTTATAGTGAATGTAAGCTGCTTATCTCATGTACTGATTGCAGTGAATGTTTATATTTATCTAACTGATTTTAAATTATTTTATCTGAGATTTAATGAAGGGTTCACTGTAATCGGTAGTTTGCGACTTTGTAGAGGATAAAAAGTGACAGGGTTGGTCACGTCTGCTGATTACAGTGAATGATTGCCCCATTTTACTGACTACAGTGGATGATTTGAGGGAGAGCTTACGCCCGAAATGTTGCATCAAAGCCCAACGTCACGCTGTCACCGATTACAGTGAATTCTGGCTTAAATTCGTTCCGGATTCGCTCCCCTTTTGAACAACCCGCACTTATTCTGAGCGTTTTACTGAGTACAGTGAACCTTGCTCACGTTCTATCTGGCTACCTCTTACTGATTACAGTGAATGATCCAACCTGGTCTTTGTTGCTCCCTCTTTCTGATTACAGTGAACGTTAGTCTCTTAAGCCGGGGTTGCGTTACTGAATATAGTGAACGTTATGTTGTGGCAGGCTCGCTATTGGATACTGATTACAGTGAACAGCTGTGATGACTTTTACCCACTCCCCATCTACATATTACAGTGAATCTTTGTATGAGGTATCAGGTAACGATGTTGTTCTCGCCCGGCAAATCACCCGTGCGATTTTACTGATTACAGTGAATGTTATTATTCACCTGCTCCCTGCTCCCTGCTCCCTGCTCCCTGCTCCCTGCTCCCTGCTCCCTGTTTCATAACACGATTAACTCAAGGCACATTCCGTAGCGGCGCGATTTATCGCGCGTTTTTTTAACACCAAAGGTAAAAGAGCGCGATAAATCGCGCCGCCACGAATTGATGTCAACACGCTGGATTCTGTGGCATTTAACTGGCAGACACTATGCTCTCTATTTAAAGCCGGTCGTCGATTCAGCATTTGAAGTGACTCACTGACTACAGTGAACGTTTTCCAGGTGAGCGAACTGGCGTTCTGCTGATTACAGTGAATATTGAATAAGGGTTGCGCAATATTTTCTGATTACAGTGAATGTTTTCATCTGTAGTTCGATTGTTCTACTGACTATAGTGAACACCCTGGTGTTTCTTTGCCTGATGTTACTGATTACAGTGAACATTTATCCGTGTAACGTAAATCAGTAGTGCTTTTTGCTGATTACAGTGAATGTTTATGCCAGCCACTTCCGCTTGGAACTACCACAATCCAGTTTGGTCAGGAGATGAGTACTGATTACAGTGAATGTTCTTCCCCCATTTACTGATTACAGTGAATGTAATGCTGATTGCAGTGAATCTTTGCAGGCGATATCGACAACTCTAACTGACTACAGTGAACGTTAATGCCCTGCTCCGCTCCTGAGATTTTTATCGTTCCAGATCAGACTCAATCAATCTTCCCTTCTTTGCACTGATTACAGTGAATGTTTGCGGGATGGCTCGAAAAGTGTTCAGCTCATGATTTACACAACAGACCGATGAGGCTAATTTTGCAGCACTGATTACAGTGAACATCCCTTCAAACACCCTTCTTCCTCAAGGAGTTTCATCAGTATCAATTCTTTCTGATTAGATGAGATATATTTGCCTGATGTGCAGGATTTCGGTATAAAGTCATAAATCCTACATATGTGGAGCAACTATGGCTAACGATGAAAAGCAAGTTCTGAAGGTTGCTCAGCGTTCTGAGAGAATGCTGATGAGTCTGACGGAACAGATCCAGGCACAGAAAGAAGAATTGCAGGAAAACACCTTTTACCAGGTTTACGCGAAAGCAGCGCTGGCAAAACTGCCAAAGTTAACGCGAGCCAGTGTTGATTATGCTGTCAATGAGATGGAAGAAAACGGCTATCCCTTTGATAAGCGCGCGGCGGGCAGTTCAACCAAATATGCCATGTCAATTCAAAACATCATCGATATTTACCACCATCGTGGTGTACCCAAGTACCGTGACCGCCACGCAGATGCTTTCACGTTATTTGTGGGCAACCTGAAAGGTGGTGTATCGAAAACCGTCTCAACCGTTTCTTTGGCACACGCATTACGCGCCCACCCGCATTTGCTGTTTGAAGATTTACGCATTCTGGTTATTGACCTCGATCCGCAATCCTCCGCGACCATGTTTCTCAATCATGAACGATCTGTTGGTCTGGTGGAGGCTACAGCCGCGCAGGCGATGTTGCAGAATGTCAGCCGTGAAGAACTGTTGAACGAGTTTGTTGTGCCCTCCATCATTCCGGGTGTAGATGTGCTGCCCGCTTCAATTGATGATGCCTTTATTGCTTCACGCTGGGATGAACTCTGCGCCGAGCATTTGCCTCAGCACAATGTACATTCGGTGTTATACGAGAACGTCATCGTTAAGCTGAAGAAGGATTATGATTTCATCTTTATTGATAGTGGCCCGCATCTCGATGCTTTCCTGAAGAACGCCATTGCGGCGTCTGATTTGCTAATGACACCCGTACCACCAGCCCAGGTCGATTTTCACTCTACGTTGAAGTATTTGACGCGCCTGCCGGAGCTGATTGGCATCATTGAAGATTCCGGGGCCAGCTGCCGCTTACAAGGCAATATTGGCTTCATGTCGAAGTTGTCCAATAAGGCCGACCATAAGTTATGCCACAGTCTCGCGAAAGAAATCTTTGGCGGTGACATGCTGGATGCGGCATTGCCGCGACTGGATGGTTTTGAGCGCTGTGGTGAGTCCTTTGACACCGTTATTTCGGCCAATCCTTCTACCTATGTTGGCAGCAGCGAAGCCTTAAAGAATGCGCGTTCAGCGGCGGAAGATTTCGCCAAAGCCGTGTTTGACCGTATTGAATTTATTCGCCTGAACTGAGGTTACTATGAGCGCAAAACGCATTACGATTGGCAGAACATTCAGCCAGACACCGTTGCAAACAGAAGAAACATCAGAAGGCCACTCTCAAACTTTTATCCTGTCGACAGGCAAGCGCGCCCAGTTCACCCTGGAACGTATTGCAGCGAAAGAGATTGAAGAAAGAACCTATGTGGTGATGGAAACTAATGGTCGCGACCAGGCGGGACTCACCCCTGAATCACTGCGTGACATTATCCGTACTATCAAACTCCAGCAGTTCTTTCCGGCAATTGGCGTGCAGCGTGATGACCGCATCGAGATTCTTGATGGGTCACGGCGTCGTGCTGCGGCATTGCATTGTAAAACTGGCCTTGACGTCCTGGTAACTGATGCGGCTATCAGTGCTGAAGAAGCCCGTCGCCTGGCGCAGGATATTCAAACTGCACGCGAACATAATCTGCGTGAAGTGGGTATGCGTCTGATGGCGCTGAAGGACGGCGGCCTGTCGCAAAAAGAAATCGCGCAGAGTGAAGGATTGTCGCAGGCTAAAGTGACCCGTGCGTTGCAGGCGGCGAGTGTTCCGGCAGATTTAATTACGCTGTTTCCCAATCATTCCGAACTGACCTATCCCGACTATAAATCCTTGTTGCAGGCTTATGAGAAGCTCCAGGAAACCGGGCAGACGGTTGAGGCTCTGATTGAAGCGATAGGTATGGATGTCGATACTGTCTGTGCGCGTGATGGGCTGGCGGAAGATGAAGTGAAGAACGGCATTTTACGGTTGGTGCGTAATGGAAGCCAGACGCTGGTACAGTCACCGGCAAAAGATAAAGTGGTTGCTGCCGCGCTCTGGACCTTTGCCGACAAAGACCGTTTCGCGCGTAAAAAAACACGAGGTCGCATGTTCAGCTATGAATTTAATCGCCAGTCAAAAGAGTTGCAGGACGAACTTGATCGGGTGATAAACGAAACCCTCAACAAATACCTCAATCAGTAAGCTACGCCGCCTTCGGGCGGTTTTTTTTGCTCCTCGCCAGCCTGATTTCATCGCTAACCTCATGAAATTCCGATAATGCCGTGGTAAATTTCAGGCTGAAATCGCCATAATTTCAGCCTCGCAGCAATGTCTTTACGCCATAAAATCAGCTGGCCTGGTGCAGGATTAACCGATAGCAACATAAAGCAGAAAAAGGTTGGATTTGGCGTATAGCCACGATGGGAAAGATGAAATCATTGAACCTCGCCACAGCGATTTCATCATTATCTCTTTGAATATCATCGTTTTTTTAAAACGATTTCAGCCTGAAATCGCCAGGGTTGCAGCTCACATCAACCTGTCGCCGTCAGACAATGCCTTCATTAGCCAAATGATATTCAATAGTTTATCCACAGAAAAGGTGGATAACTTTGCCGAGCGCCCTGCTCGCTCAGCTCGCCAGATGATATTACGCCAGTAAACGTAACCCCGAAGAAAACTGCCAGACAGCCTCTCTGACACGAACGGGTTTATTGATTAAGCCCAGAGCATAAAAGCGGTCGGCGATAGCCTGCTGCTGTTTAATCACCTCGAATGCCATTGATCGGGTTTGATGGCTGCGGCGTGATAAGGCGCGCTCGACGGCATCGGTTTCCAGACCCAGTTCCTGCGCCAGTAGCATCGCTGCCTGATGCCTGCGACTAGCGATGAACTGTCCAGTCTGTTGCAACGCTTCCACTAACTGATGCACGATATCATCATGCTGCTGAACGTAATCACGACGGGCCAAATAGAATTGATGATTGCTGACACGCCCTTCGCCATTAGCGATGACGCGCAATGCCGGATTATTCTCTGCTGCGCTGAGTAGCGGGTCCCACATCATCCAGGCGTCAACGGAGAGATAATCACTGACCGTCAACGGATATTTGGGCGGTGCATACACCACTTTTATCTCATCAAGGCCAATGCCTGCTTCAT encodes the following:
- a CDS encoding AAA family ATPase is translated as MANDEKQVLKVAQRSERMLMSLTEQIQAQKEELQENTFYQVYAKAALAKLPKLTRASVDYAVNEMEENGYPFDKRAAGSSTKYAMSIQNIIDIYHHRGVPKYRDRHADAFTLFVGNLKGGVSKTVSTVSLAHALRAHPHLLFEDLRILVIDLDPQSSATMFLNHERSVGLVEATAAQAMLQNVSREELLNEFVVPSIIPGVDVLPASIDDAFIASRWDELCAEHLPQHNVHSVLYENVIVKLKKDYDFIFIDSGPHLDAFLKNAIAASDLLMTPVPPAQVDFHSTLKYLTRLPELIGIIEDSGASCRLQGNIGFMSKLSNKADHKLCHSLAKEIFGGDMLDAALPRLDGFERCGESFDTVISANPSTYVGSSEALKNARSAAEDFAKAVFDRIEFIRLN
- a CDS encoding ParB family protein produces the protein MSAKRITIGRTFSQTPLQTEETSEGHSQTFILSTGKRAQFTLERIAAKEIEERTYVVMETNGRDQAGLTPESLRDIIRTIKLQQFFPAIGVQRDDRIEILDGSRRRAAALHCKTGLDVLVTDAAISAEEARRLAQDIQTAREHNLREVGMRLMALKDGGLSQKEIAQSEGLSQAKVTRALQAASVPADLITLFPNHSELTYPDYKSLLQAYEKLQETGQTVEALIEAIGMDVDTVCARDGLAEDEVKNGILRLVRNGSQTLVQSPAKDKVVAAALWTFADKDRFARKKTRGRMFSYEFNRQSKELQDELDRVINETLNKYLNQ